The following coding sequences are from one Sesamum indicum cultivar Zhongzhi No. 13 linkage group LG11, S_indicum_v1.0, whole genome shotgun sequence window:
- the LOC105174677 gene encoding serine/threonine-protein kinase STN8, chloroplastic produces the protein MASLLSPTATAFLQDSKPIIKRDSKHISHGFIWSITNPSPTKNLIACNAFLNDISDNLFTTSLHLDQSFLHYPALQQLQRVTGELPQVQKWGLLVFAGITWIYLTARPGVLVGAIDAYILAPLQVGFDTLSGRRSLKRTDFLVGDILGEGSFGIVYSGVIVPKNVNVDESVRKKKSRRALQMDQRFQQKVILKKVKIGVQGAVECGDFEEWFNYRLSRAAPETCAEFLGSFIADKTNTQFTKGEKWLVWKYEGDLDLGDYMKDRSFPLNLESVMFGRVLQGLDSIQRNALIIKQILRQIITSLKKIHDTGIVHRDVKPSNLVVTKKGQIKLIDFGAATDLRIGKNYVPNRGLLDPDYCPPELYVMPEETPNPPPEPIAAFLSPILWQLNSPDLFDMYSAGIVLLQMAIPSLRSTAGLRNFNSELKAVGYDLNRWRAKTRLRPDLSILDLDSGRGWDLATKLILERGSFRRGRLSAAAALRHPYFLLGGDQAAAVLSKISLLKQ, from the exons ATGGCTTCTCTTCTTTCCCCCACTGCAACTGCATTTCTTCAAGACTCCAAACCCATCATCAAAAGAGATTCTAAACATATATCACACGGCTTCATTTGGTCTATAACTAACCCCTCCCCCACAAAGAATCTGATCGCCTGCAATGCCTTTCTAAATGATATTTCGGACAATCTGTTCACCACTTCCCTTCATCTGGATCAGTCCTTCTTACACTATCCTGCTCTCCAGCAACTACAGAGAGTTACCGGGGAACTCCCACAAGTTCAAAAATGGGGGTTATTGGTTTTTGCTGGTATTACTTGGATTTACTTGACTGCTAGGCCCGGCGTTCTTGTTGGCGCCATTGATGCATATATTTTGGCCCCTCTGCAAGTGGGCTTCGATACTTTGAGTGGAAGGAGGAGTTTGAAGAGGACTGATTTCTTGGTTGGTGATATATTGGGTGAAGGATCTTTCGGCATTGTTTATTCTGGAGTCATTGTTCCCAAGAATGTGAATGTGGACGAAAGTgttcggaaaaaaaaaagtagaagagCTCTGCAGATGGATCAAAGGTTTCAACAAAAAGTTATCCTCAAGAAG GTGAAAATTGGTGTTCAAGGAGCTGTGGAGTGTGGAGATTTTGAAGAGTGGTTTAATTACAGGCTATCAAGAGCAGCTCCTGAGACATGTGCAGAATTTCTTGGAAGTTTTATAGCAGACAAAACTAATACTCAGTTTACAAAGGGTGAGAAGTGGCTTGTCTGGAAATATGAG GGAGATTTGGACCTAGGCGATTACATGAAAGATCGGAGCTTTCCTTTGAATTTAGAGTCTGTCATGTTTGGACGTGTTTTACAAGGCCTCGACTCTATTCAGCGAAATgcattaattatcaaacaaataCTGCGCCAGATAATTACTTCCCTCAAGAAAATTCACGACACAGGCATAGTTCACCGAGATGTAAAGCCGTCCAACTTGGTAGTCACCAAAAAGGGGCAAATTAAACTCATAGACTTTGGGGCAGCCACAGACCTCCGCATAGGCAAAAACTATGTTCCCAATCGTGGGTTGCTTGACCCCGACTATTGTCCCCCTGAACTGTATGTAATGCCTGAGGAAACTCCAAATCCACCACCAGAGCCAATTGCTGCCTTCCTTTCTCCAATCTTGTGGCAG CTGAATAGTCCTGATCTTTTCGATATGTATTCTGCTGGAATAGTACTTCTGCAAATGGCAATACCAAGCTTAAGGTCTACAGCAGGATTGAGGAATTTTAACTCAGAATTGAAGGCTGTTGGTTATGATTTGAATAGATGGAGAGCGAAAACTCGATTGCGGCCTGACCTCAGTATTCTTGATCTTGATTCTGGTAGAGGGTGGGATTTGGCCACAAAACTTATTTTGGAGAGAGGATCTTTCAGAAGGGGACGATTATCTGCTGCAGCTGCTTTGAGGCATCCTTACTTTTTGTTAGGTGGTGATCAAGCTGCTGCCGTCCTCTCAAAAATCAGTTTACTCAAGCAGTGA
- the LOC105174678 gene encoding mannan endo-1,4-beta-mannosidase 6 isoform X2 yields MGIKMRWEQQQGRQRCKVLGVPLWKKLLHLLLAHVLRFADLDQMEEDAWTMVQKSGNQFIVNGQPFYVNGFNTYWLMVFAVDQSTRGKVSEVFQQASAVGLSVCRTWAFNDGQWRALQTSPSVYDEDVFKALDFVVSEAHRYKIRLILSLVNNWEAYGGKSQYVKWGKAAGLNLTSDDDFFSHPTLKSYYKAHVHTVLNRVNTITNITYKDDPTIFAWELMNEPRCESDPSGDKLQAWIEEMAVYVKSIDPKHLVEIGLEGFYGPSTPNKVQYNPNTYAQQVGTDFIRNHQVLGVDFASVHIYPDSWISQSISDAHVEFTKSWMQAHIDDAENFLSMPVVFSEFGVSTKDPGYNATYRDTLISTVYKTLLNSTRKGGSGGGSLLWQLFPEGTDYMDDGYAVVLSKSSSTSNIISLQSTRLKTFNSLCSWRCRWGCKRKHALENFHYHDEL; encoded by the exons ATGGGCATTAAGATGAGGTGGGAGCAGCAGCAGGGCAGACAGAGATGCAAGGTGCTGGGAGTTCCATTATGGAAGAAACTATTACATCTGTTGTTGGCTCATGTCTTGAG GTTTGCTGATCTGGATCAGATGGAAGAAGATGCATGGACAATGGTGCAGAAAAGCGGGAACCAATTCATAGTGAATGGACAACCATTTTACGTTAATGGATTCAACACTTATTGGTTGATGGTTTTTGCGGTGGATCAGTCAACCAGAGGAAAGGTGAGTGAGGTGTTTCAACAGGCATCAGCAGTAGGGTTATCAGTTTGCAGGACCTGGGCGTTCAATGATGGTCAGTGGCGAGCTCTTCAGACATCCCCTTCTGTTTACGATGAAGATGTTTTCAAG GCCTTGGATTTTGTTGTAAGTGAAGCGCACAGGTATAAAATAAGGCTGATATTATCCTTAGTCAACAACTGGGAGGCCTATGGTGGGAAATCACAGTATGTAAAATGGGGTAAAGCTGCTGGCCTAAACTTGACTTCAGATGATGACTTCTTTTCTCACCCAACTCTCAAAAGCTATTACAAGGCCCATGTTCAT ACTGTGCTAAACAGAGTTAACACTATAACAAACATAACCTACAAGGACGATCCAACTATTTTTGCTTGGGAACTGATGAATGAGCCGCGGTGTGAATCAGACCCCTCCGGGGATAAATTGCAG GCTTGGATAGAAGAAATGGCGGTCTATGTGAAAAGCATTGATCCAAAGCATTTGGTGGAGATTGGCCTTGAAGGTTTCTACGGTCCTTCCACCCCTAATAAAGTCCAGTATAACCCTAATACTTACGCTCAACAAGTTGGGACCGATTTCATCCGCAATCATCAAGTTCTTGGGGTTGATTTTGCTTCTGTTCACATCTATCCAGACTCTTG gaTCTCCCAATCAATTTCGGATGCACATGTTGAATTCACAAAGTCATGGATGCAAGCTCACATTGATGATGCTGAGAACTTCCTCAGCATGCCAGTCGTGTTCTCAGAGTTTGGTGTCTCTACAAAAGATCCTGGCTATAATGCAACTTATCGAGACACCCTCATAAGTACTGTGTACAAGACCCTTTTGAACTCTACCAGGAAAGGTGGCAGCGGAGGTGGTAGCCTCTTGTGGCAGCTCTTTCCTGAAGGAACAGATTATATGGATGATGGATATGCAGTTGTTCTTTCTAAGTCCTCTTCAACGTCGAATATCATATCCCTCCAGTCCACCAGATTAAAGACCTTCAATTCCTTGTGTTCTTGGAGATGCCGATGGGGCTGCAAGAGAAAGCATGCCTTGGAGAATTTCCACTATCACGATGAGCTTTGA
- the LOC105174678 gene encoding mannan endo-1,4-beta-mannosidase 6 isoform X1: MDYHQILNMGEIDSRYGLKAIYVAFIHILLLGHVSSLLVDTRYENSELEESAGYYVSSSRMGNRFADLDQMEEDAWTMVQKSGNQFIVNGQPFYVNGFNTYWLMVFAVDQSTRGKVSEVFQQASAVGLSVCRTWAFNDGQWRALQTSPSVYDEDVFKALDFVVSEAHRYKIRLILSLVNNWEAYGGKSQYVKWGKAAGLNLTSDDDFFSHPTLKSYYKAHVHTVLNRVNTITNITYKDDPTIFAWELMNEPRCESDPSGDKLQAWIEEMAVYVKSIDPKHLVEIGLEGFYGPSTPNKVQYNPNTYAQQVGTDFIRNHQVLGVDFASVHIYPDSWISQSISDAHVEFTKSWMQAHIDDAENFLSMPVVFSEFGVSTKDPGYNATYRDTLISTVYKTLLNSTRKGGSGGGSLLWQLFPEGTDYMDDGYAVVLSKSSSTSNIISLQSTRLKTFNSLCSWRCRWGCKRKHALENFHYHDEL; this comes from the exons ATGGACtaccatcaaattttaaacatgGGAGAGATTGATTCTAGATATGGGCTTAAAGCCATTTATGTGGCATTCATTCACATTCTGCTCCTTGGCCATGTATCATCTTTACTTGTGGATACAAGATATGAAAATTCTGAGTTGGAGGAGAGTGCAGGGTATTATGTATCATCTTCTCGCATGGGCAATAG GTTTGCTGATCTGGATCAGATGGAAGAAGATGCATGGACAATGGTGCAGAAAAGCGGGAACCAATTCATAGTGAATGGACAACCATTTTACGTTAATGGATTCAACACTTATTGGTTGATGGTTTTTGCGGTGGATCAGTCAACCAGAGGAAAGGTGAGTGAGGTGTTTCAACAGGCATCAGCAGTAGGGTTATCAGTTTGCAGGACCTGGGCGTTCAATGATGGTCAGTGGCGAGCTCTTCAGACATCCCCTTCTGTTTACGATGAAGATGTTTTCAAG GCCTTGGATTTTGTTGTAAGTGAAGCGCACAGGTATAAAATAAGGCTGATATTATCCTTAGTCAACAACTGGGAGGCCTATGGTGGGAAATCACAGTATGTAAAATGGGGTAAAGCTGCTGGCCTAAACTTGACTTCAGATGATGACTTCTTTTCTCACCCAACTCTCAAAAGCTATTACAAGGCCCATGTTCAT ACTGTGCTAAACAGAGTTAACACTATAACAAACATAACCTACAAGGACGATCCAACTATTTTTGCTTGGGAACTGATGAATGAGCCGCGGTGTGAATCAGACCCCTCCGGGGATAAATTGCAG GCTTGGATAGAAGAAATGGCGGTCTATGTGAAAAGCATTGATCCAAAGCATTTGGTGGAGATTGGCCTTGAAGGTTTCTACGGTCCTTCCACCCCTAATAAAGTCCAGTATAACCCTAATACTTACGCTCAACAAGTTGGGACCGATTTCATCCGCAATCATCAAGTTCTTGGGGTTGATTTTGCTTCTGTTCACATCTATCCAGACTCTTG gaTCTCCCAATCAATTTCGGATGCACATGTTGAATTCACAAAGTCATGGATGCAAGCTCACATTGATGATGCTGAGAACTTCCTCAGCATGCCAGTCGTGTTCTCAGAGTTTGGTGTCTCTACAAAAGATCCTGGCTATAATGCAACTTATCGAGACACCCTCATAAGTACTGTGTACAAGACCCTTTTGAACTCTACCAGGAAAGGTGGCAGCGGAGGTGGTAGCCTCTTGTGGCAGCTCTTTCCTGAAGGAACAGATTATATGGATGATGGATATGCAGTTGTTCTTTCTAAGTCCTCTTCAACGTCGAATATCATATCCCTCCAGTCCACCAGATTAAAGACCTTCAATTCCTTGTGTTCTTGGAGATGCCGATGGGGCTGCAAGAGAAAGCATGCCTTGGAGAATTTCCACTATCACGATGAGCTTTGA
- the LOC105174679 gene encoding eukaryotic translation initiation factor 2 subunit beta: protein MAHQQSSKDIDIPEIAPFDPSKKKKKKKVVVQDPPPPPPADDSAHIIITQTISISDQGVENAFVGLKKKKKKPLESDTPNDQNADKLDGLDGYQEDGESNLHPKYPWEGSDRDYEYEELLGRVFNILRENNPELAGDRRRTVMRPPQVLREGTKKTVFVNFMDLCKTMHRQPEHVMTFLLAEMGTSGSLDGQQRLVVKGRFAPKNFEGILRRYVNEYVICNGCKSPDTLLTKENRLFFLRCEQCGSGRSVAPIKAGFVARIGRRKPGT from the exons ATGGCCCATCAACAATCTTCCAAAGATATTGATATCCCTGAA ATCGCTCCTTTTGATCCttcaaagaagaagaagaaaaagaaggttGTCGTGCAGgaccctcctcctcctcctcctgcTGATGATTCTGCCCATATCATAATAACCCAAACCATCTCAA TTTCTGATCAGGGCGTCGAGAATGCTTTTGTTGGtctgaaaaagaagaagaagaaacct CTCGAATCTGATACACCCAACGATCAGAATGCTGACAAACTAGATGGTCTAGATG GTTATCAAGAAGATGGAGAAAGCAACTTGCATCCAAAGTATCCATGGGAAGGAAGTGATCGAGATTATGAGTATGAGGAG CTCCTGGGCAGAGTATTCAATATTCTCCGTGAAAACAACCCCGAGCTTGCTGGAGATAGACGTCGGACTGTGATGAGGCCTCCACAAGTTCTTCGAGAAGGCACCAAGAAGACTGTCTTTGTGAATTTCATGGACTTATGCAAGAC CATGCACAGGCAGCCCGAGCATGTAATGACGTTCCTACTTGCTGAAATGGGCACAAGCGGGTCTCTTGATGGACAACAGAGATTGGTTGTTAAGGGGCGATTTGCACCTAAAAATTTTGAGGGCATTCTGCGTAGATATGTca ATGAATATGTGATATGTAATGGCTGCAAAAGTCCTGATACACTTCTTACAAAGGAGAATCGGCTTTTCTTTCTTCGATGCGAGCAG TGTGGTTCTGGGCGGTCTGTGGCTCCGATTAAAGCTGGATTTGTTGCCCGTATTGGACGTAGGAAGCCAGGAACTTAA
- the LOC105174680 gene encoding receptor-like protein kinase FERONIA, protein MRNSNKLWLFSALGCLSFLFVLDVISAADYVPTDKIFLNCGGPPDSTDSDGRKWTSDIGSKFALSTTKSSTATAAIQKPSVPEVPYMTARIFQSEFTYSFPVASGRKFVRLYFYPASYNGLNASNAIFSVTSGAYTLLRNFSAALTTEALNYDYIMKEFSVNVPSEVLNVTFIPSQNASNSYAFVNGIEVVSHPDIYSTDGTEIVVGQSTGFNIDNRTALENVYRLNVGGNDISPSGDTGLFRSWRDDSNYIFSAANGVTEVPDPNVTVGFPPGSPSYVAPLDVYSTLRSMGPNASVNQNFNLTWVFNIDSGFSYLVRLHFCEITDIIYKVNQRVFTIFLNNQTAEQAADVIAWAGTNGVPVHRDYVVVVPNGPPQQLLWLDLHPYIALKPQYYDAILNGVEIFKINDTTGNLAGPNPDPLPEPPADSSSQSSSASGKNHKAAIGGGVGGGIAAVLLVGLLVCIVSRRQKQKKDSTTSDGWLPLSLYGNSHSSGSAKTNTTGSYASSLPSNLCRHFSIAEIKAATNNFDEALLLGVGGFGKVYRGEIDSGTKVAIKRGNPLSEQGVHEFQTEIEMLSKLRHRHLVSLIGYCEENCEMILVYDYMAYGTLREHLYKTQKPPLPWKQRLEICIGAARGLHYLHTGAKHTIIHRDVKTTNILLDEKWVAKVSDFGLSKTGPSLDHTHVSTVVKGSFGYLDPEYFRRQQLTEKSDVYSYGVVLFEILCARPALNPTLPKEQVSLAEWAQHCHKKGILDQIIDPYLKGKIAPECFKKFAETAVKCVSDVGTDRPSMGDVLWNLEFALQLQESAEESGEGLGGMDIESYDITGEGKKDPDSSSGFDGNMTDSKSSGLSMSLGGRSLASEDSDGLTPSAVFSQIMNPKGR, encoded by the coding sequence ATGAGGAACAGCAATAAGCTTTGGCTCTTCTCCGCTCTCGGCTGTCTGTCCTTCCTTTTTGTGCTTGATGTGATTTCTGCAGCTGATTATGTACCAACCGATAAGATTTTCTTGAACTGTGGAGGTCCCCCTGACTCCACCGATTCTGATGGTCGAAAATGGACTTCAGATATTGGGTCAAAGTTTGCCCTGTCAACCACCAAGTCCTCAACCGCCACAGCAGCTATCCAAAAGCCATCAGTCCCTGAAGTTCCTTACATGACTGCTCGAATTTTCCAGTCTGAATTCACCTATAGTTTTCCTGTCGCGTCTGGCCGCAAGTTTGTCCGTCTGTATTTCTACCCCGCATCCTATAACGGCCTAAATGCTTCCAATGCTATCTTCTCAGTGACTTCTGGGGCATATACACTTTTGAGAAACTTTAGTGCTGCTTTAACGACTGAGGCTCTCAACTATGATTATATAATGAAGGAGTTCTCTGTTAATGTCCCATCCGAAGTATTAAATGTCACATTCATCCCCTCCCAGAATGCATCTAATTCATATGCATTTGTCAACGGGATAGAGGTTGTCTCACATCCTGATATTTACAGCACAGATGGGACTGAGATTGTCGTTGGTCAGTCCACTGGGTTCAATATCGACAATCGCACAGCACTTGAGAACGTTTATCGGCTGAATGTGGGTGGAAATGACATTTCGCCATCTGGCGATACCGGTCTTTTTAGATCATGGCGTGatgattcaaattatatatttagtgcaGCAAATGGAGTTACAGAGGTTCCTGATCCAAATGTGACGGTTGGTTTTCCTCCAGGATCACCAAGCTACGTTGCCCCACTCGACGTATACAGTACTCTGAGATCAATGGGTCCAAATGCATCTGTTAACCAGAATTTTAATCTAACCTGGGTCTTTAATATAGATTCCGGCTTCTCTTACCTGGTTAGGCTCCACTTCTGCGAGATAACCGacattatttataaagtaaaCCAAAGGGTTTTTACTATCTTCCTGAATAATCAGACTGCTGAGCAGGCTGCAGATGTGATTGCGTGGGCAGGAACTAATGGGGTTCCCGTTCACAGGGATTATGTTGTCGTCGTTCCCAATGGGCCTCCCCAGCAGCTGCTTTGGCTTGATTTGCATCCTTACATTGCATTGAAGCCCCAGTACTATGATGCTATCTTGAATGGAGtggaaatattcaaaataaatgatacCACTGGGAATCTTGCTGGCCCAAATCCGGATCCACTTCCAGAGCCACCAGCCGACTCCTCTAGCCAGTCTTCTTCTGCATCTGGTAAAAATCATAAAGCTGCTATTGGAGGAGGGGTTGGAGGTGGAATTGCAGCAGTTCTTCTTGTTGGTTTGTTGGTTTGTATTGTTTCCCGACGCCAAAAGCAGAAAAAGGATTCTACCACTAGCGATGGGTGGCTTCCCTTGTCTTTGTATGGAAATTCACATTCTTCAGGTTCTGCCAAGACAAACACCACGGGAAGTTATGCATCCTCTCTCCCGTCAAACCTTTGCCGCCACTTTTCAATTGCTGAGATCAAAGCTGCGACTAATAACTTTGACGAGGCTCTTCTCCTTGGGGTTGGAGGCTTTGGCAAAGTTTACCGTGGAGAGATTGACAGCGGCACGAAAGTTGCAATCAAGCGTGGGAACCCACTCTCTGAACAAGGGGTGCATGAATTCCAAACTGAGATTGAAATGCTCTCAAAACTTCGCCACCGTCACCTAGTTTCCCTCATAGGATATTGTGAAGAGAACTGTGAAATGATCCTTGTATATGATTACATGGCTTATGGAACTCTTCGTGAGCATCTATACAAGACCCAAAAGCCTCCACTGCCATGGAAGCAGAGGCTTGAGATTTGCATTGGTGCAGCTCGTGGTTTGCATTATCTACACACTGGGGCCAAACATACCATAATCCACCGTGATGTCAAGACAACTAACATCCTTTTGGATGAGAAGTGGGTGGCAAAGGTTTCCGACTTTGGTCTGTCAAAAACTGGTCCTTCGCTGGATCACACCCATGTCAGCACAGTGGTGAAGGGTAGTTTCGGTTATCTGGATCCTGAGTACTTCAGACGGCAACAACTTACCGAAAAATCTGATGTCTACTCATACGGAGTTGTACTTTTCGAGATCTTGTGTGCCCGGCCAGCTTTAAACCCTACGCTTCCTAAGGAGCAAGTTAGCTTGGCTGAGTGGGCTCAGCACTGTCACAAGAAGGGCATTCTTGATCAGATAATTGATCCGTATCTCAAGGGGAAGATTGCACCGGAATGCTTTAAAAAGTTTGCTGAGACAGCAGTGAAATGTGTATCAGATGTTGGGACTGACAGGCCTTCCATGGGCGATGTCCTGTGGAACCTTGAATTTGCTCTGCAACTTCAGGAGAGTGCGGAAGAAAGTGGCGAGGGACTGGGAGGAATGGACATAGAATCATATGATATTACAGGTGAGGGGAAGAAAGATCCTGATTCATCCTCTGGTTTTGACGGAAATATGACAGATTCAAAAAGCAGCGGATTGTCCATGAGTCTTGGTGGTCGCAGTCTTGCCAGTGAAGATTCAGATGGGTTGACTCCAAGTGCCGTCTTTTCTCAGATAATGAATCCGAAAGGGAGGTAA
- the LOC105174681 gene encoding thioredoxin H9 isoform X2 — protein MGHCLAKHNKGGDDSDHNVEFAGGNVHLITTIESWEQKIAEANRDGKIVIANFSATWCGPCKMIAPYYVELSEKHPSIMFLTVDVDELTDFSTSWDIKATPTFFFLKDGQQFDKLVGANKPELQKKMIAILDSESPCQE, from the exons ATGGGGCATTGCTTAGCTAAG CATAACAAGGGCGGCGATGATTCTGATCATAATGTTGAGTTTGCTGGTGGAAATGTGCACCTTATCACGACAATTGAAAGTTGGGAGCAAAAGATTGCAGAAGCAAACAGAGATGGAAAGATT GTGATTGCGAATTTTAGTGCTACATGGTGTGGGCCTTGTAAAATGATTGCACCTTACTATGTTGAGCTATCTGAGAAACACCCTTCAATAATGTTTCTAACAGTCGATGTGGACGAACTTACT GATTTCAGTACATCATGGGATATTAAAGCAACTCCAACCTTCTTCTTCCTTAAAGATGGGCAACAATTTGACAAACTTGTTGGTGCCAACAAGCCAGAACTGCAGAAGAAGATGATTGCCATACTGGATTCAGAGTCTCCATGTCAAGAATAG
- the LOC105174681 gene encoding thioredoxin H-type 2 isoform X1 has product MILIIMLSLLVEMCTLSRQLKVGSKRLQKQTEMERLSHVLAVGQNSYLSVCSLFVGMPSGPANVGYSFSVIPSSRSVDSLIKGMKTKVIANFSATWCGPCKMIAPYYVELSEKHPSIMFLTVDVDELTDFSTSWDIKATPTFFFLKDGQQFDKLVGANKPELQKKMIAILDSESPCQE; this is encoded by the exons ATGATTCTGATCATAATGTTGAGTTTGCTGGTGGAAATGTGCACCTTATCACGACAATTGAAAGTTGGGAGCAAAAGATTGCAGAAGCAAACAGAGATGGAAAGATT GTCACATGTACTAGCAGTGGGGCAGAATTCGTATCTGTCTGTCTGCAGTCTGTTTGTAGGTATGCCCAGTGGTCCAGCCAATGTAGGCTACTCTTTTTCTGTTATTCCATCCAGTCGGTCAGTTGATAGTTTGATCAAGGGCATGAAGACTAAG GTGATTGCGAATTTTAGTGCTACATGGTGTGGGCCTTGTAAAATGATTGCACCTTACTATGTTGAGCTATCTGAGAAACACCCTTCAATAATGTTTCTAACAGTCGATGTGGACGAACTTACT GATTTCAGTACATCATGGGATATTAAAGCAACTCCAACCTTCTTCTTCCTTAAAGATGGGCAACAATTTGACAAACTTGTTGGTGCCAACAAGCCAGAACTGCAGAAGAAGATGATTGCCATACTGGATTCAGAGTCTCCATGTCAAGAATAG
- the LOC105174683 gene encoding ubiquitin-conjugating enzyme E2 28, with product MASKRILKELKDLQKDPPTSCSAGPVAEDMFHWQATIMGPTDSPYSGGVFLVTIHFPPDYPFKPPKVAFKTKVFHPNINSNGSICLDILKEQWSPALTISKVLLSICSLLTDPNPDDPLVPEIAHMYKTDRAKYESTARSWTQKYAMG from the exons ATGGCTTCAAAACGTATCCTCAAGGAACTCAAGGATCTGCAGAAAGACCCTCCTACCTCTTGCAGCGCTG GACCTGTCGCTGAAGATATGTTTCACTGGCAAGCAACAATTATGGGGCCCACTGACAGTCCATACTCTGGCGGTGTATTCCTTGTTACAATCCACTTCCCTCCTGATTATCCATTCAAGCCCCCCAAG GTTGCATTTAAGACCaaagtttttcatccaaatatcAACAGTAATGGAAGCATATGCCTTGATATTCTGAAAGAACAATGGAGCCCAGCACTTACCATCTCCAAg GTCCTGCTCTCAATTTGTTCATTGCTGACCGATCCAAATCCTGATGATCCACTTGTACCTGAGATAGCCCACATGTACAAGACTGACAGGGCCAAGTATGAGTCGACTGCACGCAGCTGGACACAGAAATATGCCATGGGATGA